The proteins below are encoded in one region of Apium graveolens cultivar Ventura chromosome 4, ASM990537v1, whole genome shotgun sequence:
- the LOC141718762 gene encoding uncharacterized protein LOC141718762 yields MPHSICRRLGLEELKKKRISLQLADRTVKYPLGIIEDVLVKVDKYFIPCDFVVLEMDEDVEMPIILGRPFLATTGTIIDVNAGKLTLNVGEDKVEFDLNKAMKMPSFDATYFTVDIMDEILKHEDADLLEEEQYLYDKEDGDSLAIVVQDTGMPKIDMALSISEAPQVELKPLPSNIRYAFLGDNDTYPVIVSSLLNDDELDKLLHVLRTFKSSIGWTIKELKGISPALCMHRISLEDNHKPVIEGQRRLNPILQDVVKKEITKLLDAGIIYSVPHSKWVSPIHVVPKKGGMTVMHNEKNELIPTRTVTDFVGKNMEVFMDDFTVYGSSFDTCLTNLSQVLQRCEETNLVLNWEKCHFMVKDGIVLGYKISSKGIEVDRAKIEVIEKLPPPSSVKGIRSFLGHAGFYRPFIKDFSKISRPLCNLLEKDSVFDFDESCLVAFNSDYAVGAVLGQKKEKRMHVIYYASKTLDDAQINYATTEKELLAVDAKPRLIRWILLLQEFDLEIRDKKGSENLVADHLSRLDQGDGVVRVDRPINDSFPEETLLAVSMSTLWYADFVNYIVGGIVPSEFTYQQNKKFLFNVKHYFWEEPLLYKACANGIMRRCVPHEEIPNVLNHHHALECGGHNSSTKKVAKI; encoded by the exons ATGCCACACTCCATTTGTAGAAGACTTGGTCTTGAAGAGctcaaaaagaaaagaatctcACTTCAGCTGGCCGATCGTACTGTCAAGTATCCTTTGGGAATCATTGAAGATGTACTGGTTAAAGTGGATAAATATTTTATCCCTTGTGATTTTGTGGTATTAGAGATGGATGAAGATGTTGAGATgcccattatcttgggaaggcCATTCTTGGCTACTACCGGAACTATAATTGATGTAAATGCTGGGAAATTGACGTTGAATGTAGGTGAAGACAAGGTTGAGTTTGATCTCAATAAAGCTATGAAGATGCCTTCATTTGATGCTACATATTTCACTGTTGATATAATGGATGAGATCTTAAAGCATGAAGACGCAGACTTGTTGGAAGAGGAACAATATTTATATGACAAAGAAGATGGAGATTCGCTTGCAATTGTTGTGCAAGATACAGGAATGCCAAAAATTGATATGGCGCTTTCAATTTCAGAGGCACCGCAGGTAGAACTTAAACCTCTCCCTTCTAATATAAGGTACGCTTTTCTTGGTGATAATGATACATATCCTGTGATAGTGTCTTCTTTGCTTAATGATGATGAACTTGATAAGTTGTTACATGTGCTTCGAACATTTAAATCATCAATTGGTTGGACAATTAAAGAACTTAAGGGAATTAGCCCCGCTCTTTGCATGCATAGAATTTCTTTAGAAGATAATCATAAACCTGTGATTGAGGGACAAAGAAGATTGAATCCTATTTTACAAGATGTGGTTAAGAAAGAGATAACTAAGTTGTTAGATGCTGGCATTATATATTCTGTTCCTCACAGTAAATGGGTTAGTCCAATACATGTTGTGCCTAAGAAGGGTGGGATGACTGTCATGCATAATGAAAAAAATGAATTAATCCCCACTAGGACAGTAACAG ATTTTGTAGGAAAAAACATGGAAGTCTTCATGGATGACTTCACTGTATATGGTTCTTCCTTTGATACTTGTTTAACGAATTTATCTCAAGTGTTGCAGAGGTGCGAAGAAACTAATCTTGTTCTTAATTGGGAGAAGTGCCATTTTATGGTAAAGGATGGTATTGTGCTTGGGTACAAGATTTCTAGTAAAGGCATTGAGGTTGACAGGGCGAAAATTGAAGTGATTGAGAAATTGCCACCACCTTCATCTGTGAAGGGAATTAGAAGTTTCCTTGGACATGCCGGTTTTTACCGTCCTTTTATTAAggatttttctaaaatttctcGACCTCTTTGTAATTTACTTGAAAAAGATAGTGTATTTGATTTTGATGAGAGTTGTCTTGTTGCTTTTAACAG TGACTATGCTGTGGGTGCTGTTTTGGGACAGAAGAAGGAAAAGCGCATGCACGTGATTTATTATGCAAGCAAGACACTTGATGATGCTCAAATAAATTATGCCACCACGGAAAAAGAGCTACTTGCTGTG GATGCCAAGCCTCGTCTTATCCGTTGGATACTGCTACTTCAGGAGTTTGACCTTGAAATTCGTGACAAGAAAGGTTCTGAAAATTTAGTAGCTGATCATTTATCAAGACTAGATCAAGGGGATGGAGTGGTAAGAGTTGATAGGCCTATTAATGACTCATTTCCGGAAGAAACACTTCTAGCTGTATCTATGTCTACACTTTGGTATGCGGACTTTGTGAATTATATTGTAGGAGGTATTGTGCCAAGTGAGTTCACTTATCAGCAAAATAAGAAATTTTTGTTCAATGTAAAACACTACTTCTGGGAAGAACCACTTCTTTATAAAGCGTGTGCCAATGGTATCATGAGGAGATGTGTGCCACATGAGGAGATTCCCAATGTCTTGAATCACCATCATGCATTAGAGTGTGGTGGCCACAATAGTAGCACAAAAAAAGTGGCAAAAATTTAG
- the LOC141718763 gene encoding uncharacterized protein LOC141718763, with the protein MRATIMSFKMKPDEGLYQAWERYKSLLRKCPHHGYSEWMLLSTFYGSLSTEVCLSLDVAAGGDFKKSPVTKAKALLEQLTSNNYEWAPNGANTVKSAQDTEMMNLLTLKLDALTQEVRGQRVNVNAISSAMEGYTDYSAGEYSYVPQFPEEAAFIQGRQSWPVQNNSYYNPNERPNNNLSYSSNHAANPSYAVPRQNQPPGFQPRQQYQGQQYQPQPKEKKEPADWEVALNKMIQGTTRAFANIETKFEKVESRLDQMASSQKMLETQIGQIANKVGVREQGSLPSQPDPNGKEHCKAITLRNGREFPEIEAIKPKEKVMSKEEEIVKAEVENSEKVDDEKKIEEVALKSPSKPYVPPIPFPQRLHNRQLEKQYEKFLQIFRQLHINIPFADVLAQMPLYAKFLKEMLSRKRKLEDVETITLNGECSAVIQKSILQKLKYPGSFSLPCTIGEH; encoded by the coding sequence ATGAGGGCAACCATTATGAGTTTCAAGATGAAACCAGATGAAGGCTTATATCAGGCATGGGAGAGATACAAGTCTTTGTTGAGAAAATGCCCACATCATGGATATTCAGAATGGATGCTTTTGAGTACTTTTTATGGGTCCTTGAGTACAGAAGTTTGTTTGAGTTTGGATGTGGCGGCTGGAGGAGACTTTAAGAAATCACCAGTAACCAAGGCAAAAGCACTTCTCGAGCAACTAACATCGAATAACTATGAATGGGCACCTAATGGTGCAAACACAGTAAAATCAGCACAAGATACTGAGATGATGAATTTACTAACTCTTAAATTGGATGCTCTGACTCAAGAGGTACGTGGACAAAGGGTAAATGTTAATGCCATCTCTTCTGCAATGGAAGGATACACTGATTATAGCGCTGGTGAGTATTCTTATGTACCACAATTTCCAGAAGAAGCAGCTTTCATTCAAGGAAGACAATCTTGGCCTGTTCAGAATAATTCCTACTACAATCCAAATGAGAGGCCAAATAACAATCTTTCTTATAGTAGCAATCATGCTGCTAATCCATCATATGCAGTTCCTAGGCAAAATCAACCTCCAGGTTTTCAGCCACGTCAGCAATATCAGGGACAACAATATCAACCTCAGCCAAAGGAAAAGAAAGAACCGGCCGACTGGGAAGTTGCACTCAATAAAATGATACAAGGAACTACTAGGGCCTTTGCCAATATAGAGACCAAATTTGAAAAGGTTGAGTCAAGGCTTGATCAGATGGCGTCGTCTCAAAAGATGTTGGAGACTCAAATAGGACAAATTGCTAATAAAGTTGGTGTTCGTGAGCAAGGATCACTTCCTTCTCAACCGGATCCAAATGGTAAGGAGCATTGCAAGGCTATCACTTTAAGGAATGGGAGAGAATTTCCAGAAATTGAGGCTATCAAACCCAAGGAGAAAGTCATGTCAAAAGAAGAGGAAATTGTCAAGGCTGAAGTTGAAAATTCGGAGAAGGTTGATGATGAGAAAAAGATAGAAGAAGTCGCACTGAAATCCCCATCAAAACCATATGTGCCTCCAATTCCATTTCCACAAAGATTGCATAACAGGCAGTTGGAGAAACAGTATGAGAAATTCTTACAAATCTTTCGGCAATTGCATATAAATATCCCTTTTGCTGATGTTTTGGCCCAAATGCCACTCTATGCCAAATTTCTAAAGGAGATGTTGTCTAGAAAGCGAAAACTCGAGGATGTGGAAACTATTACTCTAAATGGGGAGTGTAGTGCAGTCATACAGAAATCAATTCTGCAAAAGTTAAAGTATCCTGGAAGTTTCTCCTTGCCATGCACTATTGGAGAACATTAA